One Manihot esculenta cultivar AM560-2 chromosome 18, M.esculenta_v8, whole genome shotgun sequence genomic window carries:
- the LOC110606464 gene encoding ornithine decarboxylase, producing MGSSPKNLHSILGAAGVKDKRVSILPKDGLTNFTQSIIFKKQQTNEPFYVLDLGVVAALMDKWTRTLPMVRPFYAVKCNPDPALTGTLAALGSNFDCASRVEIESILSLGVAPERIIYANPCKAESHIKYAASVGVNLTTFDSKEELEKIRKCHPQCALLIRVKAPDDGGARCPLGPKFGALPEEVTPLLQAAKVARLKVVGVSFHIGSGATHSRAYRGAIAAAKTVFEAATRLGMPKMNVLNIGGGFTAGSQFDEAAIVIKSALQAYFPNEPGLTIISEPGRFFAESAFTLATNIIGKRVRGELREYWINDGIYGSMNCILYDHATITCTPLACTSNRLNPACKGLRTYSSTVFGPTCDALDTVLKDHQLPELQVNDWLVFPCMGAYTAAAGSNFNGFNTGSILTYLAYSNPS from the coding sequence ATGGGGTCGAGTCCCAAGAACCTCCACTCTATTCTGGGTGCAGCAGGAGTCAAGGATAAGAGAGTTTCCATCCTGCCTAAAGATGGTTTAACAAATTTCACGCAATCCATCATTTTCAAGAAGCAACAAACCAACGAACCCTTTTACGTACTTGATTTAGGAGTAGTCGCTGCCCTCATGGACAAATGGACCCGTACCCTACCCATGGTTCGACCCTTCTACGCCGTCAAATGCAACCCCGACCCAGCTCTCACGGGCACACTTGCAGCTCTTGGCTCCAACTTTGATTGTGCAAGTCGAGTTGAGATTGAATCCATCTTATCCCTTGGAGTTGCTCCAGAGCGAATCATTTATGCAAATCCTTGCAAAGCAGAGTCCCACATCAAATATGCTGCTAGTGTTGGGGTTAATCTAACAACTTTTGACTCGAAAGAGGAACTAGAAAAGATCAGAAAATGCCATCCGCAATGTGCTTTGTTGATCCGAGTTAAAGCTCCAGATGATGGTGGAGCTCGCTGCCCATTAGGACCCAAGTTCGGTGCCCTTCCTGAAGAAGTCACGCCTCTTCTCCAAGCTGCAAAAGTTGCGCGTCTCAAAGTGGTTGGAGTTTCTTTTCACATAGGAAGCGGTGCCACTCATTCTCGCGCATATAGAGGAGCCATAGCAGCGGCAAAAACTGTATTTGAAGCCGCAACTCGACTTGGCATGCCAAAAATGAATGTGCTGAATATCGGCGGCGGTTTCACAGCCGGTTCACAATTTGACGAAGCGGCGATAGTAATCAAATCAGCTCTTCAAGCTTATTTCCCAAACGAACCGGGTTTGACAATTATTTCAGAGCCTGGCCGGTTCTTTGCAGAATCGGCTTTCACGTTAGCCACGAACATAATCGGAAAGCGTGTTAGGGGAGAATTAAGAGAGTATTGGATTAACGACGGTATCTACGGTTCCATGAATTGTATCTTATACGATCATGCAACTATCACGTGCACGCCTCTCGCTTGCACTTCAAATCGCCTGAACCCAGCGTGCAAAGGATTGAGGACGTACAGCTCGACGGTTTTTGGTCCCACGTGCGATGCCCTAGACACGGTTTTGAAAGATCACCAGTTACCGGAACTGCAGGTGAACGATTGGCTGGTGTTCCCTTGCATGGGAGCATATACGGCGGCTGCTGGGTCCAACTTCAATGGATTTAACACTGGATCAATTCTTACCTACCTTGCTTACTCCAATCCAAGCTAA